A genomic window from Halorubrum trapanicum includes:
- a CDS encoding DUF192 domain-containing protein has translation MRRRRLLGVAAVATAGAAAGCLGGGDPAGDGEVAGDDGEVAGDGGDSSGDGTSGGTGGDDVEWPSEPYADYETTTVAVEGADGEEKGSVTAAVADAGDKRLLGLSDAEALPEDGGMLFVYDAPRDSLTYVMRRMSFGIDIVFVDGDREIVRIHNAPEPGPNEDGEEQQYDGSGQYVLEVPYEWTDRHGVEVGDSLRFDL, from the coding sequence ATGAGACGGCGTCGGCTTCTGGGAGTGGCCGCTGTCGCGACCGCGGGCGCCGCGGCGGGCTGTCTCGGGGGCGGTGATCCGGCGGGTGACGGCGAGGTAGCGGGCGACGACGGCGAGGTAGCGGGCGACGGCGGCGATTCGAGCGGTGACGGCACGAGCGGCGGAACCGGCGGCGACGACGTCGAGTGGCCCAGCGAGCCGTACGCCGACTACGAGACGACGACCGTGGCCGTTGAGGGGGCCGACGGAGAGGAGAAGGGGTCGGTGACCGCGGCGGTCGCCGACGCCGGCGACAAGCGTCTCCTCGGGCTCAGCGACGCCGAGGCGCTCCCGGAGGACGGCGGGATGCTGTTCGTCTACGACGCGCCCCGGGACTCGCTCACCTACGTGATGCGGCGGATGAGCTTCGGCATCGACATCGTCTTCGTCGACGGCGACCGGGAGATCGTCCGGATCCACAACGCGCCCGAGCCCGGCCCGAACGAGGACGGCGAGGAACAGCAGTACGACGGGTCGGGCCAGTACGTGCTTGAGGTCCCCTACGAGTGGACCGACCGCCACGGCGTCGAGGTGGGCGACTCGCTGCGATTTGATTTATAA
- a CDS encoding archaeosine biosynthesis radical SAM protein RaSEA, protein MSKPSPDAYEQGRGMDAHNAVMRDIRAERSETYDPTEPTRVWIDEDNTPDGVVNSLTIILNTGGCRWARAGGCTMCGYVAESVEGGSVAHEDLMTQIDACLDHEAEEADEPAELIKIYTSGSFLDEREVPAETRRAIAETFADRDRIVVESLPDFVDREKIADFADHGIATDVAVGLETATDRVRHDCVNKYFDFADFEDACAEAAAADGEFDADVGIKAYLLMKPPFLAEPEAAADMIDSIRRCADVDGCHTVSMNPTNVQRYTMVDELFFEGGYRPPWLWSVAHVLEATADVDAIVVSDPVGHGSDRGAHNCGECDDRVQTAIKDFDKRQDPSVFEQVSCECEATWEYVMAEETSYNMPLAR, encoded by the coding sequence ATGAGCAAGCCGAGCCCCGACGCGTACGAGCAGGGGCGCGGGATGGACGCGCACAACGCCGTGATGCGCGACATCCGCGCCGAGCGCTCGGAGACGTACGACCCGACGGAGCCGACCCGCGTGTGGATCGACGAGGACAACACGCCCGACGGCGTGGTGAACTCCCTGACGATCATCCTGAACACGGGCGGCTGTCGCTGGGCCCGCGCCGGCGGCTGTACCATGTGCGGCTACGTCGCGGAGTCGGTCGAGGGCGGCAGCGTCGCCCACGAGGACCTGATGACGCAGATCGACGCGTGTCTGGACCACGAGGCCGAGGAGGCGGACGAGCCGGCCGAGCTGATCAAGATCTACACCTCCGGCTCCTTCCTCGACGAGCGCGAGGTGCCGGCCGAGACCCGGCGAGCGATCGCCGAGACGTTCGCGGACCGCGACCGGATCGTCGTCGAGTCGCTGCCCGACTTCGTCGACCGCGAGAAGATCGCCGACTTCGCGGACCACGGCATCGCGACCGACGTGGCCGTCGGGTTGGAGACCGCGACGGACCGGGTGCGCCACGACTGCGTGAACAAGTACTTCGACTTCGCCGACTTCGAGGACGCCTGCGCGGAGGCGGCCGCGGCCGACGGCGAGTTCGACGCGGACGTGGGGATCAAGGCGTACCTCCTGATGAAGCCGCCCTTCCTCGCGGAGCCGGAGGCGGCCGCCGACATGATCGACTCGATCCGCCGCTGCGCCGACGTCGACGGCTGCCACACCGTCTCGATGAACCCCACGAACGTCCAGCGGTACACGATGGTCGACGAGCTGTTCTTCGAGGGGGGCTACCGCCCGCCGTGGCTCTGGTCGGTCGCGCACGTCCTCGAAGCGACTGCCGACGTCGACGCCATCGTCGTCTCGGACCCCGTCGGGCACGGCTCCGACCGCGGCGCGCACAACTGCGGCGAGTGCGACGACCGCGTCCAGACCGCGATCAAGGACTTCGACAAGCGGCAGGACCCGAGCGTCTTCGAGCAGGTGTCCTGCGAGTGCGAGGCCACCTGGGAGTACGTGATGGCGGAAGAGACGAGCTACAACATGCCGCTCGCGCGGTAG
- a CDS encoding RNA methyltransferase, producing MTGGEADDTAETDAAEERPGEADRSRQKPVVVVVEPETPGNVGTIARAMKNFGLSDLKLVDPPEIEEDGEAYGFAGHAREDVLPNAEEVTFDEVVANYHTVGTTAITGEDDRSHERFPFKTPVELRESLKTVDAPTAIVFGREGRGLNNEELSRLDEVCSIPADDDYPVLNLGQAATVLLYELRDLTVDETQLPDTEVTRAPEPDVERFHEFFDEFLAATGQRDHVREKNALLMRRLLGRAHPTEREVHSLLGTFRKANAKLEHADHLAAKYDEPPYPKEQ from the coding sequence ATGACCGGCGGCGAAGCGGACGACACGGCGGAGACGGACGCCGCCGAAGAGCGCCCCGGAGAGGCCGACCGGTCCCGTCAAAAACCCGTGGTCGTCGTCGTCGAGCCCGAGACGCCGGGCAACGTCGGCACCATCGCGCGAGCGATGAAGAACTTCGGACTCTCGGACCTCAAGCTCGTGGACCCGCCGGAGATCGAGGAGGACGGCGAGGCGTACGGCTTCGCCGGCCACGCCCGCGAGGACGTGCTGCCGAACGCCGAGGAGGTCACCTTCGACGAGGTCGTCGCGAACTACCACACCGTCGGCACCACCGCGATCACCGGCGAGGACGACCGCAGCCACGAGCGCTTCCCGTTCAAGACGCCCGTCGAGCTGCGCGAGTCGCTGAAGACCGTGGACGCGCCCACCGCCATCGTCTTCGGCCGCGAGGGGCGCGGGCTCAACAACGAGGAGCTCTCGCGGCTCGACGAGGTGTGCTCGATCCCGGCCGACGACGACTACCCGGTCCTCAACCTCGGGCAGGCCGCGACTGTACTCTTATACGAGCTCCGCGACCTCACCGTCGACGAGACGCAGCTGCCCGACACCGAGGTGACCCGCGCCCCCGAGCCCGACGTCGAGCGATTCCACGAGTTCTTCGACGAGTTCCTCGCGGCGACCGGCCAGCGCGACCACGTCCGAGAGAAGAACGCGCTGCTGATGCGCCGGCTGCTCGGCCGCGCGCACCCGACGGAACGGGAGGTCCACTCGCTGCTCGGCACCTTCCGGAAGGCGAACGCGAAGCTGGAACACGCCGACCACCTCGCGGCGAAGTACGACGAGCCGCCGTACCCCAAGGAGCAGTGA
- a CDS encoding AzlC family ABC transporter permease, with translation MRGPALDEDLLAGVRDVSPLMLGIAPFALVAGIAAVDAGLGLAEAVGMSVIVFAGASQLAALELLGENAPLAVVVGTAMVINLRMLMYSASIAPHFAEYGRRLRAGLAYLLTDQAYALSVAEFDENPDRSRWRYYLGAAASLWIVWQIGTVAGVVLGAGVPDAWGLTFAVPLVFLALLVPAMKDRPTTVAGVAAGAVAVVAAGLPLNLGLLVGALCGIGAGLVTEVTAS, from the coding sequence GTGCGCGGCCCCGCTCTCGACGAGGACCTGCTGGCCGGCGTGCGCGACGTGTCGCCGCTCATGCTCGGTATCGCGCCGTTCGCGCTCGTCGCCGGCATCGCCGCCGTCGACGCCGGCCTCGGGCTGGCCGAGGCGGTCGGGATGTCCGTGATCGTGTTCGCGGGCGCCTCCCAGCTCGCCGCGCTGGAGCTGCTCGGCGAGAACGCCCCGCTCGCGGTCGTCGTCGGCACGGCCATGGTGATCAACCTCCGGATGCTGATGTACTCGGCCTCCATCGCGCCGCACTTCGCGGAGTACGGGCGCCGACTCCGCGCGGGGCTCGCCTACCTGCTCACCGATCAGGCGTACGCGCTCTCGGTCGCGGAGTTCGACGAGAACCCGGACCGAAGCCGGTGGCGCTACTACCTCGGTGCGGCCGCGTCGCTGTGGATCGTCTGGCAGATCGGGACGGTGGCGGGGGTCGTCCTCGGGGCCGGCGTCCCCGACGCGTGGGGGCTCACCTTCGCCGTGCCGCTGGTGTTCCTCGCGCTCCTCGTGCCCGCGATGAAGGACCGTCCCACCACCGTCGCGGGCGTCGCGGCCGGCGCGGTCGCGGTCGTCGCCGCCGGGCTCCCGCTCAACCTCGGGCTGCTCGTCGGCGCGCTGTGCGGGATCGGGGCGGGGCTGGTGACGGAGGTGACGGCGTCGTGA
- a CDS encoding AzlD domain-containing protein: protein MTDALAGLVASPRAWVAIVAIGVVTYGIRLSFIHLFGRIDGVPTRVQRPLRYVPPAVLAALVLPDLVTLGPSVAATLLDERLIAGAVAGAVAWRTENVFATIATGMGALWLFRFVVFA from the coding sequence GTGACCGACGCGCTCGCCGGCCTCGTCGCCTCGCCGCGCGCCTGGGTCGCCATCGTCGCCATCGGCGTCGTCACCTACGGGATCCGGCTCTCCTTCATCCACCTCTTCGGCCGGATCGACGGGGTCCCGACGCGCGTTCAGCGGCCGCTGCGGTACGTCCCGCCGGCGGTCCTCGCGGCGCTCGTCCTCCCCGACCTGGTGACGCTGGGGCCGTCGGTCGCCGCGACCCTCCTCGACGAGCGGCTGATCGCGGGCGCCGTCGCCGGCGCGGTCGCGTGGCGGACGGAGAACGTGTTCGCGACCATCGCGACCGGAATGGGGGCGCTGTGGCTGTTCCGGTTCGTCGTGTTCGCCTGA
- a CDS encoding bifunctional UDP-sugar hydrolase/5'-nucleotidase: MLRAGGIVLGGSLVSGSATAADGDGSTTLTLLSYNDVQTAAAEDKKFPRLVTLIEQRRAAADGPVVVVGGGDQVGPHALSPISQWRAPVDVLNEVGPDADVIGNHEFDYGFDAIFNVTADSEFPWLATNLVDSETGEAFDGTESERIVDRGGVSVGIIGLADEGATTGKTNIDFEAEGVTIEDYTETGPAEAKRLKEEEDVDAVVALAHTGIDDAEDLAEADAADDIDVIVVGDDERFYPPEEVDGSIISEARARAAYLSEIELTIEGGEVTAFDGQLIEVTEDIAKDPTASSIINDYRADVGLDEVIVEAETPLDATFGSNYHRETGYGNLITDAMRDRADADVAITNSGGIRSDSVYGPGEITGGDIFNTLPFPNTLVTVELTGEELVETLESQIVTLESETGQDLGEEVSQQVSGVRFEWVPHEGVDEQIRDVRVGGEPLDPDGTYEVAVNSFMANGGSGYPLEDKPVVEATDELLVTLVVDYLRERDTVAPTVEGRMQRVDRDLSDAAVTVDGNGKVVAQFDAPDDVQSVAEDTVAVWTPDGDHVDAEHVAFGEGDETLVVRVDDGDLADTIEDADDGDEVPLDLYAEYESSEYDHVYFERSRLNADVATTVRRRGRGAPGRGRADPPGR, translated from the coding sequence GTGCTGCGAGCGGGTGGAATCGTGCTCGGCGGGTCGCTCGTTTCCGGGTCGGCGACGGCCGCGGACGGCGACGGGTCGACGACGCTGACGCTTCTGTCGTACAACGACGTTCAGACGGCGGCCGCGGAGGACAAGAAGTTCCCGCGGCTGGTGACGCTTATCGAACAGCGCCGGGCGGCGGCCGACGGCCCCGTCGTCGTGGTCGGCGGCGGCGACCAGGTGGGGCCGCACGCGCTCAGTCCGATCTCGCAGTGGCGCGCGCCGGTCGACGTCCTCAACGAGGTCGGTCCGGACGCGGACGTGATCGGGAACCACGAGTTCGACTACGGGTTCGATGCCATCTTCAACGTGACGGCCGACTCCGAGTTCCCCTGGCTGGCGACCAACCTCGTCGACAGCGAGACGGGCGAGGCGTTCGACGGCACGGAGTCGGAACGGATCGTCGATCGCGGCGGCGTCAGCGTCGGGATCATCGGCCTCGCCGACGAGGGGGCGACGACCGGGAAGACGAACATCGACTTCGAGGCCGAGGGCGTCACGATCGAGGACTACACCGAGACGGGGCCCGCCGAGGCGAAGCGGCTCAAGGAGGAGGAGGACGTCGACGCCGTCGTCGCGCTCGCGCACACGGGGATCGACGACGCGGAGGACCTCGCCGAGGCCGACGCCGCCGACGACATCGACGTGATCGTCGTCGGCGACGACGAGCGGTTCTACCCGCCGGAGGAGGTCGACGGGTCGATCATCTCGGAGGCGCGAGCCCGAGCGGCCTACCTCAGCGAGATCGAACTGACGATCGAGGGCGGCGAGGTGACCGCGTTCGACGGCCAGCTGATCGAGGTCACCGAGGACATCGCGAAGGACCCCACCGCGTCGAGCATCATCAACGACTACCGCGCGGACGTGGGGCTCGACGAGGTGATCGTGGAGGCCGAGACGCCGCTCGACGCGACGTTCGGCTCGAACTACCACCGCGAGACCGGCTACGGGAACCTGATCACCGACGCGATGCGCGACCGCGCCGACGCCGACGTCGCGATCACGAACTCGGGGGGCATCCGCTCGGACTCGGTGTACGGGCCCGGCGAGATAACCGGCGGTGACATCTTCAACACGCTGCCGTTCCCGAACACGCTCGTCACGGTCGAGCTGACGGGCGAGGAGCTGGTCGAGACCTTGGAGAGCCAGATCGTCACGCTGGAGAGCGAGACCGGACAGGACCTCGGCGAGGAGGTCTCCCAGCAGGTCAGCGGCGTGCGCTTCGAGTGGGTCCCCCACGAGGGCGTCGACGAGCAGATCCGGGACGTGCGCGTCGGCGGCGAGCCGCTCGACCCCGACGGGACCTACGAGGTCGCCGTCAACAGCTTCATGGCCAACGGCGGGAGCGGCTACCCGCTCGAAGACAAGCCCGTGGTGGAGGCGACCGACGAGCTGCTCGTGACGCTCGTCGTCGACTACCTGCGAGAGCGCGACACCGTCGCCCCGACCGTCGAGGGGCGGATGCAGCGCGTCGACCGCGACCTCTCCGACGCCGCCGTCACCGTCGACGGGAACGGGAAGGTGGTCGCGCAGTTCGACGCGCCCGACGACGTCCAGTCGGTCGCCGAGGACACCGTCGCCGTGTGGACGCCCGACGGCGACCACGTCGACGCGGAGCACGTCGCCTTCGGCGAGGGCGACGAGACGCTGGTCGTCCGCGTCGACGACGGCGACCTCGCGGACACGATCGAAGACGCGGACGACGGCGACGAGGTCCCGCTCGACCTCTACGCCGAGTACGAGTCGAGCGAGTACGACCACGTCTACTTCGAGCGCTCGCGGCTGAACGCCGACGTGGCGACGACCGTGCGGCGCCGGGGACGGGGCGCTCCCGGCCGCGGCCGGGCCGACCCGCCGGGGCGCTGA
- a CDS encoding 5-formyltetrahydrofolate cyclo-ligase yields MDKQTVREAVWDAFDEGDQARFPFPPHDRIPNFAGADAAAERLAETEAWDSAATLKANPDAPQLPVRRAALRAGKTVYVAQPRLRDPDPFLRLDPAEIPPEEIDDATTVSGISEYGAPTAPEAVAHVDLIVAGSVGVTTDGARIGKGEGYSDLEWAVLRELDAVGSDTTVATTVHECSLLDGPESAVGADVDLPDPDAHDVPLDLVATPERTVRTDTPYARPDGVDWDALGAEKLSEIPVLAERAPEKE; encoded by the coding sequence ATGGACAAACAGACCGTCCGCGAGGCGGTGTGGGACGCCTTCGACGAGGGCGACCAGGCGCGGTTCCCGTTCCCGCCCCACGACCGGATCCCCAACTTCGCCGGCGCCGACGCGGCGGCGGAGCGGCTCGCGGAAACCGAGGCGTGGGACTCGGCCGCGACGCTGAAGGCCAACCCCGACGCGCCGCAGCTCCCGGTCCGACGGGCCGCGCTCCGCGCCGGCAAGACGGTCTACGTCGCGCAGCCGCGGCTCCGCGACCCGGACCCGTTCCTCCGGCTCGACCCCGCGGAGATCCCGCCCGAGGAGATCGACGACGCCACGACCGTCTCCGGCATCTCCGAGTACGGGGCGCCGACCGCGCCCGAGGCCGTCGCGCACGTCGACCTGATCGTCGCCGGCTCCGTCGGGGTCACGACCGACGGCGCCCGGATCGGCAAGGGCGAGGGGTACAGCGACCTGGAGTGGGCGGTCCTCCGCGAGCTCGACGCGGTCGGTTCGGACACGACCGTCGCGACCACCGTCCACGAGTGCTCCCTCCTCGACGGGCCCGAGTCGGCGGTCGGCGCCGACGTCGACCTCCCCGACCCCGACGCGCACGACGTGCCCCTCGACCTCGTTGCGACGCCGGAGCGGACGGTCCGGACCGACACGCCGTACGCGCGACCGGACGGTGTCGACTGGGACGCGCTCGGCGCGGAGAAGCTGTCGGAGATTCCCGTCCTCGCGGAGCGAGCGCCTGAAAAGGAGTGA
- a CDS encoding aldehyde ferredoxin oxidoreductase family protein → MTEMGGYRDRVAQVDLGGGEVSYRGIDDDDAEKYIGARGLGVKYVFDKGPDVDPLGPENRLAFMTGPLTGTQTVMSGRIALVTKSPLTGTVTDSHHGGWSGARLKWAGLDGILLDGASDEPVYLFVEDGDVEVRDASHLWGQGVHDTIDQLGEEVDGKVGRDVSVMAIGQGGENEVRYGCVINEDDRASGRGGTGAVMGSKNVKAVVVKSGTDMPKPADPETFQEGYQQAMEVIRESDVTAPNEGGLSMYGTNVLMNATEEMDGLPTKNAKHTSTEAYSEADGVDVQAERVSGENVRENILVDEPTCHSCPVACKKEVEVDVTHKGQDLNVRMESYEYESAWALGPNSGHDDRDEIAVMLDRCNDLGIDTIEAGNMMAMAMEMSEEGKLEGVGHLDWGDSETMIDLIEEIGHRSSDLGDLLAEGPERVADAKDAHGNKLSVKGQTMAAYDPRCMKGMGIAYATSNRGACHLRGYTPAAEILGIPEKVDPYEWEGKGELTATFQDLHAVSDSFDICKFSAFAEGIEEYVLQYNGMTGRDLSEDDLFEAGERVYNLERYFNNLAGFDGADDTLPNRFIEGHPDAIPGTGASEGELVELDKLKAEYYETRDWVDGVVPDEKLEELGIDIGPGTGVSAGDSAAPADD, encoded by the coding sequence ATGACTGAAATGGGCGGCTACAGAGACCGTGTGGCACAGGTCGACCTCGGCGGCGGCGAGGTCAGCTACCGCGGGATCGACGACGACGACGCGGAGAAGTACATCGGCGCGCGCGGGCTCGGCGTCAAGTACGTCTTCGACAAGGGTCCCGACGTGGACCCGCTCGGACCGGAGAACCGACTGGCGTTCATGACGGGCCCGCTCACGGGCACCCAGACCGTGATGAGCGGTCGGATCGCCCTGGTAACGAAGTCCCCGCTGACGGGGACCGTCACCGACTCGCACCACGGCGGCTGGTCCGGCGCGCGGCTCAAGTGGGCCGGGCTCGACGGCATCCTGCTCGACGGCGCGAGCGACGAGCCGGTCTACCTGTTCGTCGAGGACGGTGACGTGGAGGTACGCGACGCCTCCCACCTCTGGGGCCAGGGCGTCCACGACACCATCGACCAGCTCGGCGAGGAGGTCGACGGGAAGGTCGGCCGCGACGTCTCCGTGATGGCGATCGGCCAGGGCGGCGAGAACGAGGTGCGCTACGGCTGCGTCATCAACGAGGACGACCGCGCCTCGGGCCGCGGCGGCACCGGCGCCGTGATGGGCTCGAAGAACGTGAAGGCGGTCGTCGTGAAGTCGGGCACCGACATGCCCAAGCCCGCCGACCCGGAGACGTTCCAGGAGGGCTACCAGCAGGCGATGGAGGTCATCCGCGAGTCCGACGTCACCGCGCCCAACGAGGGCGGGCTCTCGATGTACGGGACGAACGTCCTGATGAACGCGACCGAGGAGATGGACGGGCTCCCGACGAAGAACGCGAAACACACCTCGACGGAGGCGTACAGCGAGGCCGACGGCGTCGACGTGCAGGCCGAGCGCGTCTCCGGCGAGAACGTCCGCGAGAACATCCTCGTCGACGAGCCGACCTGTCACTCCTGTCCGGTGGCGTGTAAGAAGGAGGTCGAGGTCGACGTGACCCACAAGGGGCAGGACCTGAACGTCCGCATGGAGTCGTACGAGTACGAGTCCGCGTGGGCGCTCGGCCCGAACTCGGGGCACGACGACCGCGACGAGATCGCCGTCATGCTCGACCGGTGTAACGACCTCGGCATCGACACCATCGAGGCCGGCAACATGATGGCGATGGCGATGGAGATGAGCGAGGAGGGGAAACTGGAAGGCGTCGGCCACCTCGACTGGGGCGACTCCGAGACGATGATCGACCTCATCGAGGAGATCGGCCACCGCTCCAGCGACCTCGGCGACCTCCTCGCGGAGGGCCCCGAGCGCGTCGCCGACGCGAAGGACGCGCACGGCAACAAGCTCTCCGTCAAGGGCCAGACGATGGCCGCGTACGACCCGCGCTGTATGAAGGGCATGGGGATCGCGTACGCGACCTCCAACCGCGGCGCCTGCCACCTGCGCGGGTACACGCCGGCCGCCGAGATCCTCGGCATCCCGGAGAAGGTCGACCCGTACGAGTGGGAGGGCAAAGGCGAGCTCACCGCCACCTTCCAGGACTTACACGCGGTGTCGGACTCGTTCGACATCTGCAAGTTCAGCGCGTTCGCGGAGGGGATCGAAGAGTACGTGCTCCAGTACAACGGCATGACCGGCCGCGACCTCTCGGAGGACGACCTCTTCGAGGCCGGCGAGCGCGTGTACAACCTCGAACGGTACTTCAACAACCTCGCCGGCTTCGACGGCGCGGACGACACGCTGCCGAACCGGTTCATCGAGGGGCACCCGGACGCCATCCCCGGCACGGGCGCCAGCGAGGGGGAACTCGTCGAACTCGACAAGCTGAAGGCCGAGTACTACGAGACCCGCGACTGGGTCGACGGCGTCGTCCCCGACGAGAAGCTCGAGGAGCTCGGCATCGACATCGGGCCCGGAACCGGCGTCTCCGCCGGCGACTCCGCGGCCCCGGCCGACGACTGA
- the folP gene encoding dihydropteroate synthase has product MRNVDAAGLGIGDDHPPRIMGVLNVSEESPYDPSVYDDPGEAAAYVDEELIGEGADIVDVGLESANKDLDVLSAEQELDRLDTAIETLESTSGDAVWSIETRYHEVADEALSRGFDMVNDICGFADPEMPRVCREHDAAVSKMASPPDLERPGAIEDVDEIYEALSMNGFTDKTILDPAFGGWSAAKTHADDRETFRRLREFRGYGRPLLVSINRKSFLKTVAGRSTEEALPVSLAATSMAVERGAHVVRTHDVGETRDAALVGAEFARDRHRSGGDSDAVAVEELNVTTVREAERHLDRIGASEATRGNRDAAGNAVVRTYELTGLGDAAVGALRAATVGGDASGAAFALGDPNRARPATTDGGTGDATPGGDGSVPDAPAADRRGLLIGTPAAIESVREAVSGVSEALDAALAGIDPHVS; this is encoded by the coding sequence ATGCGAAACGTGGACGCCGCGGGGCTGGGGATCGGCGACGACCACCCGCCCCGGATCATGGGCGTGCTCAACGTCTCCGAGGAGTCGCCGTACGACCCCAGCGTGTACGACGACCCCGGCGAGGCCGCCGCGTACGTCGACGAGGAGCTGATCGGCGAGGGCGCCGACATCGTCGACGTCGGCCTCGAATCGGCCAACAAGGACCTCGACGTGCTCTCGGCCGAACAGGAGCTCGACCGGCTCGACACCGCGATAGAGACGCTCGAATCGACCTCGGGCGACGCCGTCTGGTCGATCGAGACGCGCTACCACGAGGTCGCCGACGAGGCGCTCTCGCGCGGCTTCGACATGGTCAACGACATCTGCGGCTTCGCCGACCCCGAGATGCCCCGCGTCTGCCGCGAGCACGACGCGGCCGTCTCGAAGATGGCCTCGCCGCCCGATCTGGAGCGCCCGGGCGCCATCGAAGATGTCGACGAGATATACGAGGCGCTGTCGATGAACGGCTTCACGGACAAGACGATCCTCGACCCCGCGTTCGGCGGCTGGTCCGCGGCGAAGACCCACGCGGACGACCGCGAGACGTTCCGCCGCCTCCGGGAGTTCCGCGGCTACGGTCGTCCCCTCCTCGTCTCGATCAACCGCAAGAGCTTCCTCAAGACGGTCGCCGGTCGCAGCACCGAGGAGGCGCTCCCGGTCTCGCTGGCCGCCACGTCGATGGCGGTCGAGCGCGGCGCGCACGTGGTCCGCACCCACGACGTGGGCGAGACGCGCGACGCCGCCCTCGTCGGCGCCGAGTTCGCCCGCGACCGCCACCGCTCCGGCGGCGACTCCGACGCGGTCGCCGTCGAGGAACTCAACGTGACGACGGTCCGCGAGGCCGAGCGCCACCTCGACCGGATCGGCGCGTCGGAGGCGACCCGAGGGAACCGCGACGCGGCCGGCAACGCGGTCGTCCGCACCTACGAGCTCACCGGTCTCGGCGACGCGGCGGTCGGCGCCCTGCGCGCCGCGACCGTCGGCGGCGACGCGAGCGGCGCCGCGTTCGCACTGGGCGACCCGAACCGGGCGCGACCCGCGACGACCGACGGCGGTACCGGCGACGCGACGCCCGGCGGCGACGGATCCGTCCCGGACGCACCCGCGGCGGACCGCCGCGGCCTCCTGATCGGGACGCCCGCCGCGATCGAGTCAGTCAGAGAGGCGGTTTCCGGCGTCTCTGAGGCGCTCGACGCCGCGCTCGCGGGTATCGACCCCCACGTGAGTTAA
- the engB gene encoding GTP-binding protein EngB: MFEDRPDRDAEVVLVGRSNVGKSTLMRELTGHDFSTGGKPGVTRQPNHFDWASESFMFTDLPGFGFMSGVEDEHREQIKTDIVRYLEDNADSILAGVVVMDGKAAVDIIDRHAERGNIPHDVEMFGFLEDVGVEPIVAVNKTDKIDDVDERLDEICDRLGLYPPWQQWSDRVAPICAKRGDIESLEECLRTRFHDHNRDDLLKFVS, translated from the coding sequence ATGTTCGAAGACCGGCCGGACCGCGACGCCGAGGTCGTCCTCGTGGGGCGCTCGAACGTCGGCAAGTCCACGCTGATGCGCGAGCTGACGGGCCACGACTTCTCGACCGGCGGCAAGCCGGGGGTCACCCGCCAGCCGAACCACTTCGACTGGGCCAGCGAGAGCTTCATGTTCACGGACCTCCCCGGGTTCGGCTTCATGTCCGGCGTCGAGGACGAGCACCGCGAGCAGATCAAAACGGACATCGTGCGCTACTTGGAGGACAACGCCGACTCGATCCTCGCGGGCGTCGTCGTGATGGACGGGAAGGCCGCGGTCGACATCATCGACCGCCACGCCGAGCGCGGGAACATCCCCCACGACGTGGAGATGTTCGGCTTCCTGGAGGACGTGGGCGTCGAACCCATCGTCGCCGTCAACAAGACCGACAAGATCGACGACGTCGACGAGCGGCTCGACGAGATCTGTGATCGGCTCGGGCTGTACCCGCCGTGGCAGCAGTGGTCCGACCGCGTGGCACCGATCTGCGCGAAACGAGGCGACATCGAATCTCTGGAAGAGTGTCTGCGGACCCGGTTCCACGACCACAACCGCGACGACCTGCTGAAGTTCGTTTCATAA